The proteins below are encoded in one region of Metabacillus dongyingensis:
- a CDS encoding ribonuclease J, whose amino-acid sequence MTSEKLSIFALGGLNEIGKNMYALQYDNEIVVIDCGSKFPDESLLGIDLIIPDIAYLQENKDKIKGLVVTHGHEDHIGGIPYLLKQLNLPIYASRLTLGLIEIKLKEHNLLAETQLIRIDSESKIDFEFLKLSFFKTNHSIPDCLGVVFNTPEGTVVHTGDFKFDLTPVNNQHTDIHKMAKIGSEGVLMLLSESTNAERPGFTPSEQIVGEHIEEAFIKANRKIFISTFASNVNRVQQIVNAAKITNRKLALLGRSMVNVVSVAIDQGYLQIPDGMLIEAHEINQLPPERVAILCTGSQGEPMAALARLSNSSYRNVEVLPEDTVIFSASPIPGNERNVSRIIDNLFNLGATVIYGSGSSTGMHVSGHAYQEELKLMLTLMKPKYFIPIHGEYRMLHHHCLLAESVGVAADNMFVMKNGDIVDISNQTAVQTRSIQAGNVYVDGLGIGDIGNIVLRDRKQLSEDGMLVIVITLSKTEAKIISGPDAISRGFVYARDSEALLREVNQLTKTTVNSLLTKKNHQWNAIKKEIKEKLGHFLFVQTKRRPMILPIIIEV is encoded by the coding sequence ATGACTAGTGAAAAGCTTTCAATATTTGCACTTGGCGGATTAAATGAAATCGGTAAAAACATGTATGCCTTACAGTACGATAATGAAATAGTAGTCATTGACTGCGGATCAAAATTTCCCGATGAAAGTCTATTGGGAATTGATTTGATCATTCCTGATATTGCTTACCTGCAGGAGAACAAAGACAAAATCAAAGGTTTAGTGGTTACTCATGGACATGAAGATCACATCGGCGGTATCCCCTATCTTTTAAAACAGCTGAACCTCCCAATTTATGCGAGTAGGCTTACTTTAGGATTAATCGAGATTAAGTTAAAAGAACATAACCTTTTGGCTGAAACACAACTGATAAGAATTGACTCAGAATCAAAAATTGATTTTGAATTTCTAAAATTAAGTTTCTTTAAAACAAATCACAGCATCCCTGATTGTCTTGGCGTAGTTTTTAATACCCCTGAAGGAACTGTTGTCCATACCGGGGATTTTAAATTTGATTTGACCCCGGTAAATAATCAGCATACTGACATACATAAAATGGCCAAAATAGGCAGTGAAGGCGTTTTGATGCTCTTATCAGAAAGCACAAATGCTGAAAGGCCAGGATTTACTCCTTCCGAACAAATCGTAGGAGAACATATAGAAGAAGCTTTCATAAAAGCTAATCGAAAAATTTTCATCTCTACTTTTGCTTCAAATGTAAATCGTGTTCAGCAGATCGTGAATGCTGCAAAAATAACGAATCGAAAATTAGCCTTACTCGGACGAAGTATGGTTAATGTGGTATCCGTGGCTATCGATCAAGGATACCTTCAAATACCCGATGGCATGCTGATTGAAGCACATGAAATCAATCAATTGCCTCCTGAGCGGGTAGCGATCCTTTGTACTGGAAGTCAAGGTGAACCAATGGCTGCTCTCGCCAGACTTTCAAACTCCAGTTATCGGAATGTCGAAGTATTGCCTGAAGATACGGTGATTTTTTCAGCTTCCCCAATCCCAGGTAATGAAAGAAATGTCTCCCGTATTATAGATAACTTGTTTAACTTAGGAGCAACTGTCATATACGGGTCTGGCAGTTCAACTGGAATGCATGTTTCAGGCCATGCCTATCAGGAAGAACTCAAGCTGATGCTGACTTTGATGAAACCTAAATATTTCATCCCTATTCATGGAGAATACAGAATGCTCCACCATCACTGTTTACTGGCTGAATCCGTGGGTGTCGCAGCTGACAATATGTTTGTTATGAAAAATGGGGATATTGTAGACATTTCGAATCAGACAGCCGTTCAAACTCGTTCAATACAAGCAGGCAATGTATATGTTGATGGTTTAGGTATTGGCGATATTGGCAATATCGTTTTAAGAGACAGGAAACAGCTTTCAGAAGATGGGATGCTTGTTATCGTAATCACTTTAAGCAAAACGGAAGCAAAAATCATTTCCGGTCCAGATGCTATATCTCGAGGTTTTGTTTATGCACGTGATTCTGAAGCGCTGTTGCGAGAGGTTAATCAGCTTACAAAAACAACTGTAAATTCACTATTAACAAAGAAAAACCACCAATGGAACGCAATCAAAAAAGAGATAAAAGAAAAACTTGGGCATTTTTTATTTGTTCAAACTAAGAGAAGACCTATGATCCTTCCCATCATTATCGAAGTTTAA
- a CDS encoding dimethylarginine dimethylaminohydrolase family protein: MHQEDKSEVSCFSEYDSLKNVILCEPRFMRISQVINETQRRYHKENIQVEKAIIQHQSFVNALKNNGIETHILPSKEKYPEQVFTRDIGFAVGEVLFISDMKMPIRQGEEGILKEWLNTIGIKYIDLVEDQTEGGDVIIDRKTVYIGLSERTTAGAIEKIQSHLIDYTVIPIPIKKEILHLDCIFNIISDTEALIYKDGLNESEYNLLANRFDLIEVSKEEQFSMGVNVLSIGNRKIISLPQNAEVNQQLSKRGYDVIKIDFSEIIKSGGSFRCCTLPIKRIP, from the coding sequence ATGCATCAAGAAGATAAATCAGAAGTAAGCTGCTTTTCCGAATATGATTCTTTAAAGAATGTAATCCTGTGCGAACCAAGATTTATGAGGATCAGTCAGGTCATTAATGAGACTCAAAGAAGATATCATAAAGAAAATATTCAAGTGGAAAAAGCAATCATTCAACATCAATCTTTTGTTAATGCTCTTAAAAATAACGGAATCGAGACTCATATCCTTCCTTCAAAAGAAAAATATCCAGAACAGGTTTTTACTAGAGATATCGGATTTGCTGTAGGAGAGGTTTTATTTATTTCAGATATGAAAATGCCAATCAGACAGGGAGAAGAAGGAATTCTAAAAGAATGGCTTAATACCATTGGAATAAAGTACATAGACCTTGTCGAAGATCAGACTGAAGGCGGCGATGTTATTATTGACCGTAAAACAGTCTATATTGGTTTAAGTGAAAGGACAACAGCCGGTGCCATTGAGAAAATCCAATCACATCTAATAGATTATACGGTCATTCCTATCCCTATAAAAAAAGAAATTTTACATTTAGATTGTATCTTCAATATTATTTCAGATACAGAGGCCCTTATTTATAAAGATGGCCTCAATGAAAGTGAATATAACCTTTTAGCCAATCGATTTGATTTAATTGAGGTTTCTAAAGAAGAACAGTTTTCTATGGGTGTTAACGTACTTTCAATAGGAAATAGAAAAATCATCAGTTTGCCTCAAAACGCAGAAGTCAATCAGCAATTAAGCAAGCGCGGGTATGATGTGATTAAAATTGATTTTAGTGAAATTATAAAGTCAGGCGGATCATTCCGCTGCTGCACGCTGCCAATTAAACGAATTCCGTAA
- a CDS encoding MOSC domain-containing protein encodes MGHGLYGDRSHGFKTGDGKYLTQTQLPEMTTFKARFKGDEKPENYPPVEVISAEGTVFAFEDTALLERLEKLSKKRLTRIKHHPAYTPFGAIEVENILLVTDASIKYISHVLDNEVNHLRFRPNIVIDLYNKKPFSEQTWAGKRLKIGDVEVVIKKGCERCSIINIDPSSGIIDRTVLKTVFKENHNIFGVYAAVLKEGSVKTGDMITLHDG; translated from the coding sequence TTGGGACATGGATTATATGGAGATCGAAGTCACGGATTCAAGACTGGGGACGGGAAATATTTAACTCAAACACAACTGCCTGAGATGACAACTTTTAAAGCACGTTTTAAAGGTGATGAAAAACCAGAAAACTATCCGCCTGTGGAAGTTATTTCAGCAGAGGGAACAGTATTTGCTTTTGAGGATACAGCCCTCCTTGAAAGGCTTGAGAAATTATCTAAAAAGAGGCTAACCCGCATAAAACATCATCCCGCTTATACACCCTTTGGTGCAATCGAAGTTGAAAACATTCTTCTGGTGACTGATGCCTCAATAAAATACATCTCTCACGTCTTAGACAATGAAGTAAATCACCTCCGTTTTCGGCCAAATATCGTCATAGATTTATATAATAAAAAACCTTTTTCAGAGCAAACCTGGGCTGGTAAACGATTGAAAATTGGGGATGTGGAAGTTGTTATTAAAAAAGGCTGTGAACGCTGTTCCATCATTAATATTGATCCTTCCTCCGGCATCATTGATCGAACGGTGCTAAAAACGGTCTTTAAAGAAAATCATAATATTTTTGGTGTGTATGCTGCTGTATTAAAAGAAGGATCTGTCAAAACCGGTGACATGATCACATTACATGATGGCTGA
- a CDS encoding YqcI/YcgG family protein, with translation MKLIYDKISLDKNEAILGDWERKAFHLFSEKIQNKELKFPCIPATQGFAMNHFRYAFIDDPLDMNSLSDFAGKFTYYSEISKTTGTYSSLIVFFKNIPETERYTPENYEALFWKILSSIKQFDEEQWPIDIPTDPENKLWEYCFAGEKYFMYCATPSHRHRNSRFFPYLMLAITPRWVLNEFEKNKILSSKVKKEIRRRLNQYDTISPHPDLNQYGKEDNYEWKQYFLRDDHSSPKSCPFSGYGKNDINSESKKNKNNL, from the coding sequence GTGAAGCTCATATATGATAAAATCAGCCTTGATAAAAACGAAGCTATACTTGGCGACTGGGAAAGAAAAGCATTTCATTTATTCTCAGAAAAAATACAAAACAAGGAGCTTAAATTTCCTTGCATACCAGCGACACAAGGGTTTGCTATGAATCACTTTAGATATGCGTTCATAGATGATCCGCTTGACATGAACTCTCTCTCTGATTTTGCCGGCAAGTTCACCTATTATTCCGAAATCTCTAAAACGACTGGAACATACTCTTCACTTATTGTTTTCTTTAAAAACATACCTGAAACTGAAAGATATACGCCGGAGAATTATGAGGCTCTTTTTTGGAAGATATTATCAAGCATAAAGCAGTTCGATGAGGAGCAATGGCCAATAGACATACCAACAGATCCGGAAAATAAACTCTGGGAGTACTGTTTCGCTGGGGAAAAGTACTTTATGTATTGTGCAACCCCCAGTCATCGTCACAGAAATAGCCGTTTTTTTCCTTATCTCATGTTAGCAATTACACCACGCTGGGTGTTAAATGAATTCGAAAAGAATAAAATCCTCAGCAGCAAAGTGAAAAAAGAGATAAGGAGAAGATTAAATCAATATGATACAATTTCCCCTCATCCGGATTTGAATCAGTATGGGAAAGAAGATAATTATGAATGGAAGCAGTATTTCCTGCGGGATGATCATTCATCACCCAAGTCCTGTCCATTCTCAGGCTATGGGAAAAATGACATAAACTCTGAGTCTAAGAAAAATAAGAATAATCTTTGA
- a CDS encoding LysE family transporter encodes MNIFLTYMILGISLAAPIGPVNAAQLNRGIKKGFFHAWIFGIGALLADLLYMMLVYFGVIHFIDSSFMKTFLWIFGFFVLIYSGIESLLSIREIHIRNDASMKNSGLSSFLSGFVMSVSNPLTIMFWLGIYGSVLAKTVSSSSVNQLLLYSTAIICGILIWDFTMAAVSSYARKFLHSKILIAISFLSSLSMIGFGIYFGYHAWVILF; translated from the coding sequence TTGAACATTTTCTTAACCTATATGATCCTTGGTATTTCTCTGGCAGCACCTATTGGTCCTGTAAATGCAGCTCAGCTTAATCGCGGTATAAAAAAGGGATTTTTTCATGCATGGATTTTTGGGATAGGAGCGCTGCTCGCTGATCTTCTTTATATGATGCTTGTATATTTTGGTGTGATTCACTTTATTGACTCTTCATTTATGAAAACGTTTCTTTGGATTTTTGGTTTCTTTGTCCTTATTTACTCAGGGATCGAAAGTCTTTTGAGCATAAGAGAAATACATATCAGGAATGATGCTTCTATGAAAAATTCGGGCTTAAGCTCATTTTTATCAGGATTTGTCATGTCTGTTTCAAATCCGCTGACTATTATGTTCTGGTTAGGCATTTATGGATCAGTTTTAGCTAAAACTGTTTCCAGTTCCAGTGTCAATCAGCTTCTATTATACAGTACTGCTATCATCTGCGGAATTTTAATCTGGGATTTTACAATGGCCGCAGTCTCAAGCTATGCAAGAAAGTTCCTTCACTCTAAAATATTGATCGCAATCTCATTCCTCTCATCATTATCGATGATTGGATTTGGAATCTATTTTGGCTATCATGCATGGGTGATTTTATTTTAA
- a CDS encoding DMT family transporter, which yields MVRFMYIFCLIVWGLNFIAVKIQGTPVSLELSLTYRLVITSFLFLVLVWFLRPKGRPTRKDIPFVMVFGICNFALSYLCLYYATILSTAAIVTLVFSLKVILTPIALRIFLKEKLHSRVLIGGTLGVLGVCILIYPTLENFQGFNDIKGIMIAFLGTLLTSVGDASSARNANRKVDPIYANAIGFTVGSILMGAIVLFQGQEFIIPRSVSYLSALLYLTLVASFAAWLFYLKLVERIGGAQSGYMVALFPAIGGVASVFIGESDPSVYLFAGCLFSCIGAAIALGFGIRNQNVKLPFRI from the coding sequence ATGGTAAGATTCATGTACATATTTTGTTTGATTGTATGGGGACTTAATTTTATTGCGGTAAAAATTCAAGGAACACCAGTAAGCTTGGAATTATCCTTAACTTATCGTTTAGTTATAACATCCTTTTTATTTTTGGTTCTTGTTTGGTTCCTTCGCCCAAAGGGGAGACCAACAAGAAAAGATATTCCATTTGTAATGGTGTTTGGTATATGTAACTTTGCATTAAGCTATTTGTGCCTTTATTACGCCACAATTTTGAGTACGGCAGCAATCGTAACACTGGTTTTTTCGTTAAAAGTGATTTTGACTCCGATAGCTCTCCGAATTTTTTTAAAAGAAAAATTACATTCACGGGTTTTAATTGGGGGAACTCTAGGTGTATTGGGCGTATGTATTCTTATCTATCCGACTTTGGAAAATTTTCAAGGGTTCAATGACATAAAAGGAATTATGATTGCTTTCCTAGGTACACTTCTGACGTCAGTTGGTGACGCCAGCTCGGCAAGAAATGCTAATCGAAAGGTTGATCCAATTTATGCAAATGCAATTGGATTTACAGTGGGCAGTATATTGATGGGGGCAATTGTATTGTTCCAAGGTCAAGAATTTATAATTCCAAGATCTGTTTCATACTTATCTGCGTTGTTATATTTAACTCTGGTTGCTTCATTTGCGGCATGGTTATTTTATTTGAAGCTTGTAGAAAGAATTGGAGGAGCTCAAAGCGGCTATATGGTCGCTCTTTTCCCAGCTATTGGTGGAGTGGCCTCTGTTTTTATCGGTGAGTCAGATCCATCAGTGTATTTATTTGCTGGTTGCCTATTTAGCTGTATTGGCGCTGCAATTGCTTTAGGATTTGGAATAAGAAATCAGAATGTGAAGCTGCCTTTCAGGATTTAG
- a CDS encoding winged helix-turn-helix transcriptional regulator — protein MRRKTCVPTGVERKDTGFGYTLSLIGGKYKMIIIYWLSENKVMRHNELKRSIGIISFKTLSIMLKELEADGLIIRKEFPQVPPKVEYSLSDRGLSLVPLLNMMCEWGEKNRLPILEDVQR, from the coding sequence ATGCGACGCAAAACCTGTGTTCCGACTGGCGTTGAACGAAAAGACACTGGTTTTGGATATACGTTGTCCTTAATAGGCGGTAAATATAAAATGATCATTATATATTGGCTGTCTGAAAATAAGGTTATGCGGCATAATGAGCTGAAGCGAAGTATCGGTATCATTTCTTTTAAAACGCTAAGCATCATGTTAAAAGAGCTTGAGGCAGATGGTCTTATCATACGCAAGGAATTTCCCCAAGTGCCTCCAAAAGTTGAATATTCATTATCTGACCGTGGTCTTTCTCTCGTTCCATTGTTAAATATGATGTGCGAATGGGGAGAGAAAAACCGTTTGCCAATTCTGGAGGATGTACAGAGGTAG
- a CDS encoding NAD(P)H-dependent oxidoreductase — protein MKTLVIVTHPSIETSVINKRWVEELKKYPEKFTVHELTKVYPDGNIDVEKEQKLVESHGNLVLQFPIYWFNCPPLLKKWFDDVLAYGWAYGSNGGDKLKNRKIALGVSAGIKKEDYSKNGRYQYTLEQLLVPFETTFLYCSADYRSFFAFYGKENEPGGNEQEENESGASELEKSAQDYLNFVDNL, from the coding sequence TTGAAAACTCTTGTTATCGTAACACATCCCAGCATAGAAACATCCGTTATTAATAAGCGATGGGTAGAAGAACTGAAAAAGTATCCGGAAAAGTTTACTGTTCACGAATTGACTAAAGTTTACCCTGATGGAAACATAGACGTGGAAAAAGAACAAAAATTGGTTGAATCACATGGTAATCTTGTTTTGCAGTTCCCTATATATTGGTTTAATTGTCCGCCTCTCCTTAAAAAATGGTTTGACGATGTTTTAGCTTATGGATGGGCTTATGGTTCAAATGGCGGAGATAAATTAAAGAATCGTAAAATTGCTTTAGGTGTATCTGCAGGAATCAAAAAAGAGGATTATAGTAAAAATGGAAGATATCAGTATACACTTGAACAACTATTAGTTCCATTTGAAACGACCTTCCTATATTGCAGTGCAGATTATCGTTCGTTCTTTGCGTTTTATGGCAAAGAAAATGAGCCGGGTGGAAACGAACAAGAAGAAAATGAGTCGGGTGCAAGCGAATTGGAAAAAAGCGCTCAGGATTATTTGAATTTTGTTGACAACCTGTAA
- a CDS encoding VOC family protein — MAKNKLLRMDNVGIVVESLDDAISFFEEIGLNLEGRATVEGEWAGRVTGLGSQCAEIAMMVTPDGHSRLELSRFLTPPTISDHRTAPVNALGYLRVMFTVEDIDEMVSRLTKYGAQLVGEVVQYEDSYRLCYIRGTEGLLIGLAEQLGNK; from the coding sequence ATGGCAAAAAACAAATTACTAAGAATGGACAATGTCGGCATCGTTGTAGAATCCCTTGATGACGCAATCTCTTTCTTCGAGGAGATTGGCTTGAACCTCGAAGGGCGAGCCACTGTCGAAGGTGAATGGGCTGGTCGCGTAACCGGATTGGGTTCTCAGTGCGCAGAGATTGCTATGATGGTTACCCCAGATGGCCACAGCCGACTTGAACTTTCGCGATTTCTCACCCCACCTACTATATCAGATCACCGGACTGCTCCTGTAAACGCCCTCGGTTATCTACGCGTCATGTTCACCGTTGAAGACATTGACGAAATGGTATCCAGACTCACTAAGTATGGTGCTCAGCTCGTTGGCGAAGTGGTTCAGTACGAGGACTCGTATCGGCTCTGCTACATTCGCGGAACCGAAGGACTTCTAATCGGTTTGGCGGAACAACTCGGTAACAAATAA
- a CDS encoding VanZ family protein encodes MEKSKNNQNKITAGLLAVYLFALTWIIVFKMQFSFQGLPDFREINLIPFAGSANVNNQIDFNEIIYNVLAFIPFGIYISMLKPNWSFLKKIAVIAGVSLLFEVLQFIFAIGASDITDFMGNTLGGIIGVGFYIVFCKLFSTKANKILNVLTSIGVIFLVALVLLLISGVIRFKF; translated from the coding sequence ATGGAAAAATCAAAAAATAATCAAAATAAAATAACTGCTGGCTTGTTGGCCGTATATTTATTTGCATTAACATGGATTATAGTCTTTAAAATGCAATTTTCATTTCAAGGCTTGCCGGATTTTAGGGAAATCAATTTAATCCCTTTTGCTGGTTCAGCTAATGTTAATAATCAAATAGATTTTAATGAAATAATCTATAATGTACTTGCATTTATCCCATTTGGAATTTATATCAGTATGCTAAAACCAAATTGGTCTTTCTTGAAAAAGATTGCAGTAATAGCAGGAGTTAGTTTGTTATTTGAAGTATTGCAATTCATCTTTGCTATAGGAGCTAGCGATATAACTGACTTCATGGGAAATACATTAGGTGGAATTATTGGAGTTGGATTTTATATTGTATTTTGTAAGCTGTTTAGTACAAAAGCAAATAAAATCCTTAATGTTTTAACTTCAATCGGAGTGATATTCCTTGTTGCATTAGTGCTGTTATTAATTAGTGGTGTTATTAGGTTTAAATTTTAG
- a CDS encoding DUF3289 family protein, with the protein MGKKLKRMLSFLLIFAMIFSGFGQAVVAKSNNQANQGKNKISSEQNVKQWLSEYEFYEDTRIAKIYDQIAIKELKRFATVIKETNAKFDSKLLAEMDETGDFKQKEINEPDVLQQLINEYEQAVEEEYIKEVVLKSDRLLKIKHKLTIGLWGYVKENDFNEPTEVLISDILFNFYLSDKIVNKNAIGILKDISDQTDHKGNKIKAHLNNAVKMSEKANGFLEKDLAIPASKSYQNVYKQVLFGLEKAGYQFNTEFFESTSDTDGDTITDGIEFLEGMNPFEKDTDGDGLKDNIEYEMKSSISPIKYDTDDNGISDADEDSDEDGLKNNDEQAYQTNLMKKDSDQDGLTDGFEVQQFDSLPNKDDTDSDGLSDGDEHALKTNPNAADSDNDETTDSQELHQQSIRQSLKPSGKSEITSVEVSFSAKDNINKTTRISTNKGNMKTTNLHGIIGSPIRINTQSEFEKASITFTYDESKLGDTLEDDLAIVWYNEEEEMFESLNAVLDTSKNTISVETTQLSEYMVVDKKKWLELWSKEIDYLSRDKNIVSSSDDSSGGETDPKDSDGDGLYDTYETEGMKTPYGIIYSDPNKKDSDGDGLTDGQEMGPFKTFTVEFFGITIHFEGFFPTSFPDQKDSDGDGIFDKEDERPLLYADLSNLVIYQSDRPEGYDENGNVANDMKTNDYTGDEMTDISWMFNFQLWESDWPDILFDEFEWMSTSLFSTGEMEDVILDMIDHFEEGNGTDYRNQTLTKKAREHETTKAYIEFLKNALVDELKKNGGNLSALQFDKSTKDTDKFYQYIQDNAVYPTFSTWDDRIGGLTISVNDTWGNTVSVKDFSVENNHFKGVMHVRLYDHFGLDQPDVEKEYVNLAGFRAWFVLQHYDEYNGKYKPFVSVMEMDIPFEGKLSD; encoded by the coding sequence GTGGGAAAAAAATTAAAAAGGATGTTGAGTTTTTTATTGATCTTTGCAATGATTTTTAGCGGATTTGGGCAAGCGGTCGTTGCCAAGAGCAATAACCAAGCTAATCAAGGAAAAAATAAGATTTCTAGTGAGCAAAATGTAAAACAGTGGTTAAGTGAATATGAATTCTATGAGGACACAAGAATTGCAAAAATCTATGATCAGATTGCAATAAAAGAATTAAAGCGTTTTGCCACAGTCATAAAAGAAACGAATGCGAAGTTTGATTCTAAACTGCTAGCGGAAATGGATGAAACTGGAGACTTTAAACAAAAAGAGATAAATGAACCTGATGTACTTCAACAATTGATTAACGAATATGAACAAGCTGTTGAAGAGGAATACATAAAAGAGGTGGTTCTTAAAAGTGATCGGCTCTTGAAAATCAAACATAAGTTAACCATAGGTCTATGGGGGTATGTAAAAGAAAACGATTTTAATGAACCAACTGAAGTATTAATTTCAGATATACTCTTTAATTTTTATTTATCGGATAAAATTGTCAATAAAAATGCTATCGGCATTTTAAAGGATATCTCTGATCAAACGGATCACAAAGGAAATAAAATAAAAGCTCATTTGAATAACGCTGTGAAAATGTCTGAAAAAGCGAATGGGTTTCTAGAAAAAGATCTAGCTATCCCTGCATCAAAATCCTATCAAAATGTATATAAACAAGTATTATTCGGACTTGAAAAAGCAGGCTATCAATTTAACACAGAATTCTTTGAATCTACTTCTGACACGGATGGTGACACGATAACCGATGGAATAGAATTCCTAGAGGGAATGAATCCATTTGAAAAGGATACAGATGGTGATGGATTAAAGGACAATATTGAATATGAGATGAAATCCTCTATTTCCCCTATAAAATATGATACAGATGATAATGGCATAAGTGATGCAGATGAAGATAGCGATGAAGACGGCCTGAAAAATAATGATGAGCAGGCTTATCAAACAAATTTGATGAAGAAAGATTCAGACCAAGATGGTTTAACTGACGGATTTGAAGTTCAACAGTTTGATTCATTACCTAATAAGGATGATACAGATAGCGATGGATTAAGTGATGGAGATGAACATGCTTTAAAGACAAACCCGAATGCTGCAGACAGTGATAATGACGAGACCACGGATTCACAAGAACTCCATCAACAATCTATTCGTCAATCATTGAAACCGTCTGGTAAATCAGAAATTACAAGTGTAGAAGTTAGTTTTAGTGCAAAGGATAATATTAATAAAACGACTAGAATTAGCACAAACAAAGGCAATATGAAAACAACTAATTTACACGGTATTATTGGTTCTCCTATTAGGATCAATACGCAATCAGAATTTGAGAAAGCAAGCATTACATTTACTTATGATGAATCAAAGCTAGGAGACACGTTGGAAGATGATCTAGCCATCGTTTGGTATAATGAAGAGGAAGAAATGTTTGAAAGCCTTAACGCTGTGTTAGATACAAGTAAGAATACAATAAGTGTGGAAACGACTCAGCTTAGTGAATATATGGTTGTTGATAAGAAAAAATGGTTGGAGCTTTGGAGTAAGGAAATAGACTACTTAAGCAGAGATAAGAATATAGTATCTAGTAGCGATGATTCAAGTGGTGGAGAGACAGATCCAAAAGATTCAGATGGGGATGGCTTATACGATACCTATGAAACTGAAGGAATGAAAACACCATACGGTATCATCTACTCAGATCCTAACAAGAAAGATAGTGACGGAGATGGATTAACCGATGGGCAAGAAATGGGTCCATTCAAAACATTCACGGTGGAATTTTTTGGAATTACTATTCATTTTGAAGGTTTCTTTCCAACCAGTTTTCCTGACCAAAAAGATAGTGATGGAGATGGAATTTTTGATAAAGAGGATGAAAGACCGTTGTTGTACGCTGATTTATCCAATTTAGTAATTTATCAATCAGATAGACCAGAAGGCTATGATGAAAATGGAAATGTAGCGAATGATATGAAAACAAATGATTATACTGGAGATGAAATGACTGACATTAGCTGGATGTTCAACTTCCAATTATGGGAATCTGATTGGCCAGATATTCTCTTTGATGAGTTCGAGTGGATGTCAACAAGCTTATTTTCTACGGGAGAAATGGAAGATGTTATTTTAGATATGATTGATCACTTTGAGGAAGGAAATGGTACTGATTATCGCAATCAGACTTTAACGAAAAAAGCGAGGGAGCATGAGACAACAAAAGCCTATATTGAATTCCTCAAAAACGCTTTAGTTGATGAGTTAAAGAAAAATGGAGGTAATTTGTCAGCACTTCAGTTTGATAAAAGTACAAAGGATACAGATAAATTTTATCAATATATACAGGATAATGCTGTTTACCCGACGTTTAGCACTTGGGACGATAGAATAGGCGGACTTACAATTTCAGTAAATGATACTTGGGGGAATACCGTATCCGTCAAAGACTTTTCAGTAGAGAACAATCACTTTAAAGGTGTTATGCATGTTCGTTTATATGATCATTTTGGGTTAGATCAGCCAGATGTGGAGAAGGAGTATGTCAACTTAGCAGGATTTCGTGCCTGGTTTGTCTTACAGCATTATGATGAATATAATGGGAAATATAAGCCCTTTGTTTCTGTAATGGAAATGGATATACCATTTGAGGGGAAATTGAGTGATTAA